In Anaeromicrobium sediminis, the DNA window CTTGTTTGACAGGGAAAGGGAAGGTAGTGGAATAGGCCTTTCTCTTGTAAAATCAATTGTAGAACTTCATGAGGGAAGAATATATTTAAATAGTGAGTATGAGAATGGAAGTGAGTTTATAATTGAAATTCCTGCTAATATAAAAGGCGAAGAGGAATCTGATTTATCTCAAGATGAACCTTGCAAAGAAGATAAAGTAGAGATGATAAACATTGAATTCTCAGATATATATGGACTATAAATTAAAAATAAATAGAAGTTAAGAAAAGAGATAAACAAAATTTTGTTTATCTCTTTATTTTTTAATATTATCTATAGTTTATGGGAAACCATATAATTATGAAGTAGTTTAGGGAGGTTTTACTTTGAATATGTTCATAGGTCATAAGCTAGAAGGAACTGAAGATGGTTATAATATTATTTTACAATTAGATCCTAATAAAAGCTTAGTTGAGTTTGCTAAGGAGTTTGAACATGGAGATAATGAAAAAGATGAATCCCTATATGATAGGATACATAAATATGTAAAGAAAAATTTTTCTAATCTTAAAGTAGCAAATGTTAAATTGGTAGTTGGTTCATTATTACTTGTTTCAATTCCTTTTGCAAATGTATCAGCCTTTGCTAATAGCCCTGTTCTTGAACAAAGTATAAGTAAGGAGCAAATAATTAACGTTAAATTAGACAATGAAATTCAACACTACAGCCAAAATCCTTTTGTGATTAATGGAACTGCTTATGTTCCCTTAGGAGAAATAACTAAATCTGTGGGTGGCACCACTTGGTCCAATGTAGAAAGCAAAACTATAGGTGTTAATAAGGGTGATGTAAAACTTGCATTTGTTATGGGATCTAGTACAGCTAGACTTAATGGAAAATCCATTCCCATGCCAGAACATTATAGTATAAATGATAGTACAATGGTTCCTGTAAAATTTATAGGTGAAATCCTAGGGCTAAATGTTGGATGGGATGGAGAAAGTAAGACAGTTATTTTAACTACAGGAGGACATATTGCCACTGAAACTTACACAGTACAATCAGGTGATAGCCTTTGGAAAATTGCAAATAAATTTAATACATCAATAGATATGATCCGGAGTACTAATAATTTAACAAGTGATGTTCTTCAAGTGGGTCAAAAATTAGCTCTTCCTAAAAAACCAGACTCAAATCCTGAAAGAGATGATGAAGGAAATACAGGAAATATGAAAACCTATACAGTACAAGCTGGTGATAGTCTTTGGAAAATTGCAAATAAATTTAATACATCAATAGATATGATTAAGATTACAAACAATTTAACGAGTGATTTTCTTCAAGTGGGTCAAAAACTATCTATTCCTAATCCTACTATTACAGAGACAAATCCAACTACAGATAATGTGGCAACCTATATAGTACAACCAGGAGATACGGTGAATAGTATTGCAAAAAAAGTAGGAACATCTCCTGAAAATATTTTAAAGTACAATTATATGGATAGTGATGAATTACTCAGCGCAGGAGAAACGATTTCAGTTTCAGCCTATGCTCCAAGGAATTATACAATTACTCCAGGGCAAGAGGCTGCTCCTTTAAGGAAGGGAAAAATTGTAGATTGGTTTAGGGAAGGACAATACTTAATAAAAAGAAATGATGTTTTTACTATTACAGATGTGGATACGGGTTTACAATTTAAAGTTAAAATGATGGGAGGGTATAATCATTCTGATATTGAGCCATTAACTGCTGCTGATACGCAAGTTATGAAACAACTATTTGGAACTTGGACATGGGCACCTAGATCTGTGGTAATTTTTCATGATGGAATAAATATAGCAGCATCTTTAGCCGGTATGCCCCATGCGCAAGATACAGTTGCCAATAATAATGTTACAGGACATTTTGATCTATACTTATCAAATAGCCTCTCACATAATACGGGAATGCCTAGTGAGTCCCATGAAAAGATGGTTCAAAAGGCAGCAAAGTGAATTTAATAAGAAAAGCACACCTTCATTTACAGAAGGTGTGCTTTTTAAACTATAAAGGGTAATTTGAAATAAACAGTAGTACCTATATGTACAGTACTTTCTATCCATATGTGTCCACCGTGGGCTTTTATTATTTGTTTACAGATAGCCAATCCTAGACCAGTACCCCCATGTTTTTTTGTTCTAGATTTTTCACCTGTAAAAAAGTGGTCAAATACATAAGGTAAGTTGTCAGGTTCTATACCAGATCCGTTATCTTTTATAGAAATAATTAAAGAAGTATCTTCAAGTACAGTAGATACTTGAATGAGTCCATCATGACCCACATATTTTTTTCCATTTTCAACTATATTTGATATTACTTGAGATATCCTTCTTTTATCACACTTTAATTTAACAGATGGAATAGGATTATTTATTTTGAAATTTATAGGTTTATCTTTAAATTCAATTTCAAAAGTATTGAATATATCTGTGAAGATTTCATTGCTATCTTCCACTTGAAAATCCATGGGGAATTTACCGATTTCGAGCTGAGAGAGGCAAAATAAATCATCTATCATTTTATCTAACTGGTTAGTTTTGTTTTTAATTACGGATAAATATCTATCCTGTTTTTCTTTATTTGTAGCTAATCCCTGTTCTAATCCTTCCACGTAGCTTTTTATAGATGTGATTGGTGTACGTAGGTCATGGGAGATACAAGCAAACAATTCCTTTCTAGATTCTTCATATTTCTTTTTTTCTTCAAAGGAGTTTTTAAGTTCAATTCTCATATTATCAAAAACACTACAGAACTTGCCTATTTCATTTTTTTCATTATAAGGAACTGATACATTAAAATTCCCCTGTGAAATTGCCTCTGCTGATAAATGCAAGGATTTAATTGGTTCTGATATACTCTTAGATATTTTAAAAGAAAAAAATATTATTAATCCTACTAAAATCAATAGGGAAAATATTGATATGGACAGGGTAATATAAGCATATTTCTCAAAGTATGAACCTAAATTAAATTTTAGACTTATTAATGCAGTAGCTACTATTTCATTATCTTTATATATGTATGTAGCTGTTCTATAGTTATCATCTTCCGTAAAAGGTGTTATTTCTTCTTTTGTAAATAGTTTATTATTAATATGATTTTTATTTAAAGCATCAAATAATACCATATTTTTAGAATCTATAATTTGAACATTATATATATATTTCTTATTATTCTTAAATACTTCCTTGTAAAAGGTATCATAATCATTAATATTAGAATAATTATCTTCTAATTTTAATGTGAATTTATCTAGGAATATTTCAATATCTTCAATGTCTTTTATGGTTTTCTCATTTAATTTCACATCGGAAATTAGGTAATTATTAATTACAGTAGAATTGTTAATAAGATAAAACAATGAAATATTAATAATTATGGGGATAATTAAGGATAGAGAAAAGGCAGTTAATATTTTCTTTCTCATAATCTATTCCCTAGAGAACTTATATCCTACTCGCCATATGGTCTTTATGTATTTTGGGTTAGCAGGATCCTTTTCAATTTTTTGTCTTACTTTTCTTATATGAACATTAACTGTATTTATATCTCCATAGTCATTATATCCCCATATATGACTAAAAATCTGTTCCTTAGTTAGTACTCTGTTTTCGTTTAATATTAAATATTTAAGAAGTTGAAATTCCTTTGCTGGAAAAGGAATATTTTCATCGTCTATAAGAACTGAATGGGAAGTAAAAGAGATCCTAATATTATCAAATTCATAAGTATTATTAGTATTTAAATTAGGAGTTGAAAATTTAGTATATCTTCTTAAGTGAGACTTAACCCTTGCAATTAATACTCCTGAACTAAAAGGCTTTGTTATATAATCATCTGCTCCAAATCCAAGACCCAATATTTTATCTACATCTTCACTTTTAGCACTTAACATGAGTATGGGCACTGTGGATGTGGAACGAATGGTTCTACATACTTCCATTCCATCTATTTTCGGAAGCATAATATCTAATAGGACTAATTTTGGATTGTGTATGTTAAAAGCTTCTAAGGCTTCTTCTCCATCGAAGGCTAATATAACTTCATATCCTTCCATTTCTAAAAAATCTTTTATGATTTCTCCAATTTCAATTTCATCATCTACAACTAAAATTTTTTCCTTGTGCATTTCATTCCCCTCCTTACAAATATAATATCAAATGAAACTTCTTTTGTATGATTTTCCTAGGAAAATTTAATAGTTTCTTAATTCTTTAATAAAGGTTATGTAAGTTTAAACAATTATTATAAATACAAAGAATAATTGTTTTGGAGGGAAAGAGAATGAATAAAAAAATAGCAGTTCCTATAATTTCTATACTAGTAATAATAATGTTTATCACCCTTGGTTTTAAAGTATTTGGTGCTAAGGATAATGTTAAAGAGGAGATTAAAACCCTAACAGTAGAAAATATGAATTTAGAAAGTAATATATATACAAATGGAACTGTAGTTACAGATGAAGCAACAAAGATAAATTATGATGGAACAGGCGTAGTTGAAAAAATCTTTGTGAAAAAAGGTGATGAGATAAAAGCTGGTCAAGTGTTGGCTAAACTAAAATCAGATCAGTTGGAAAATAATATTAAATTAAAAAACATACAAATTGAAATTGAGAAATCTAAATTGAACCAAATGGTAAAAGAAGGAGATAAATCCTTAGTAATTGCATTAGATAATGCTAAACTTCAGTTGGAAGAAACAAAGAGAAATTATGATTCAAACAAAATATTATACGAAGCTGGGGCAGTTAATAAAACTGAACTGGAAAAGTTAAAAACAGCCTTTCATCAAGCTAAAAATAATTTTGAAGAAGCAGAATTTAAATTAAAAAATTCAAATACTCCATCTAGTATATATGTGCAAAGAAAAACAATAGAATCGGCAATATTAGAACTTAATCAATTAAAAGAGGATTTAGAAAAAACTACTATTAAAAGCAGTATAGATGGAACTGTGACAGAATTAAAGATAAAAAGTGGCATGGCATTCAAAAGGGAAGATTATATGTTTTATGTACAAAATTTTAAGAAAAATGAAATTGTAGCCAATATATCAGAAGCGGACATCAATAAAGTAAAAATAGGTCAAAGGGTGAAAATCAAAGGAAATTCCATTAAGGGGAAGACCTTGTTTGGGAAAGTGTCTAAGATAGCCCCTGGGACCAAGAATGTAGAAGGAAAAAAGCAAGCATATGTGGAGATTAGAATCACATTAGATGAATATGTTCCTGATTTAAGAACGGGATTTTCAGTGAATTTAGTATTAAATACTGCAAAGAAGGAAAATGCCAAGGTTGTGAAATTTGAAGCCATTAGTTCTGACCTGGAAGGAAATAAATTTGTAAATATATTAAAGGATGATGGAAGCACAAAAAAAGTCCCAGTTCAGATTGGTATTGAAGGGGACGTGTATGTGGAAATTATTAGTGATGAAATAAAGGTTGGAGATAATTTGTTAATGAACGAAGATTATGGAAATGTGGAAGACGCAGAAGAAGGAATGACACTATTCTAGGTGTAAATAGGAGGCTTTTATGATTAAGATTACAGGTTTAAGAAAAACATATAAAACTGGAAGTATTGAATTTGAAGCCCTAAGAGGAATTGATCTGCACATAAAAAAAGGAGAATTTGTGGCCATCATTGGTCCTTCAGGGTCGGGGAAATCTACTTTAATGAATATTTTAGGGTGTCTTGATGGAGCTTCTTCTGGAGAATACCTTTTAAATAATAATGATGTTAGTATGATGAATGATAAGGAATTGGCAAAAATAAGGAATAGAGAAATAGGATTTATATTTCAGTCATTCAACTTGCTTCCCAGGTTATCATCACTTCAAAATGTGGAATTACCCCTAATATACTTGGGAGTACCACTAAAGGAACGAACCCAACGAGCAGAAAAATCCCTTTCCAGTGTGGGTTTATTAGATAAAAAAAAGAATAAACCTAGTGAGTTATCTGGTGGTCAAAGACAAAGGATTGCCATAGCTAGAGCCCTTGCAACTAATCCATCCGTTGTATTAGCCGATGAGCCTACGGGAAATCTAGATTCTAAGACAACGGATGAAATAATGGGCATATTAAAGGAACTAAATGAAGGCGGGAATACTATTGTAATGGTCACCCATGAACCTGAAATTGCTGCTCAAGCTAAAAGGGTAATAACAGTAAAAGATGGTTTAATTGTTCGAGATATATATAATAACTAAAAAATAGATTTACTTAAAAATATTAAAGTAAAAGGTGATAATATGAATATTTTAGAGAGTATAAAAATGGCTATTCTGTCTGTTCGCTCAAACAAGTTGAGAACCATACTAACCATGTTAGGAATAATAATAGGAATCTCTTCCGTAATAACATTAGTGGCCCTTGGAAAAGGCAGTCAGGAGTCCATGAATAAGGAATTTAAAAATATTGGTGTAAATAGAGCAACCATATATATTAATGAGGATGAATATGTAAGTGAAGAAATTAATATGGATCATAATGATTTAGATGCAATTAAAAGAATTTATGGAAATGAAATAGAGGCAGTATCTTTCGAGCAAACATTATCTGGAACTATGAATTTAGGCAGAAAAACTTATAATATGAATTTATCAGGAGTTAGTTCAGATTATAATAAAATAGATAATTTTAAAATCACAAAGGGGCGATTTTTAATTGAGGGTGATGTGTTAGCTGGGAGGTATTCTACTGTAATAGAGTCAAAATTGGCTAAGAAATTTTTCCCTTCCATGAATCCATTAGGAAAAAGGCTTACCTTTGACGTGGATGGTCAAACCCTTTCCTATGTGATAGTTGGTGTATATGAAAAACCAAAGAGTCGTATGATGATGGGGGGAGGAAAGGAGACTTTTAACCTATATGCACCCTATACTAATGTGGAACAAATTACAGGAGAGACAACCTATAATTCCCTAGAGGTAAATGTTAAAAGTGGAGAAAATGTTAAAGAGACTATGAATAGTATTGTAAAATTACTTGAAAAAAGACATGATGTGGTAGGCAAAAATAAATATGTTTTTTATTCAGCTGAAAGTGAAATGAAGATGGTAAACAAAATTACAGGTACCATGACCACATTCATAAGTGCCATTGCAGCCATATCTCTTTTAGTTGGTGGTATAGGAATAATGAATATTATGCTCGTATCCGTCACAGAGAGAACGAGAGAAATTGGTATAAGAAAGGCAATAGGAGCAAATAAACAAGTCATTTTAGTTCAATTTTTAGTAGAGGCTATAATTGTGTCAGGTATGGGAGGTCTTATAGGAATAACTTTAGGTTCAGGACTAGCATATGCAGTTGGATCATTTATTAAGATAACTCCTAAGGTGGGTTTAAATACCATATGTATAGCATTTGCATTCTCTGCTTCCATAGGTATATTCTTTGGATTGTACCCAGCAAATAAAGCTGCAAATTTAAATCCAATTGATGCTTTAAGGTATGAATAGGTATAATAAGAAACTACATTTATGATAAATTTTGAAGGGATTTGAATTTTATCCTTAAAATATTTTCAAAAAAATAAATATTTTAAGAATAAAATCATTGTCTTTTGATTAATAATAAGATATAATAGTAAAGAACTTTGATTTACAGTAAAAATAATTAATTAAGTTTTAAGTATATAGATCGTAGTAATTTAACTGTAGCATGTATACTTTTAAAATTTTTGTTGATTAAGTATTTTTCTAAAGATTCAAGGTAATAAAAATTTTGGAGGTATATTAACATGATGAATGGTACAGTTAAATGGTTTAACTCAGAAAAAGGATTTGGATTTATTACAGGAGAAGACGGAAAAGACGTATTCGTACACTTCTCTCAAATTCAAAAAGATGGATTCAAGAGCTTAGAAGAAGGCGAAGAAGTAACTTTCAAGGTTGTTGAAGGTCAAAAAGGACCTCAAGCTGAAGAAGTAACTCCAGTTAGATAATTTAAACTATAAAAAAACAAGTCTAAGGATTTATCCTTAGGCTTTTTTTTATTGCTTATTAACAAATTATAATATTTTGATACTGTGGATAAGCAATAAAATAAGTGGGTGTGGGGGAAGAATTCCCCTGACTCTTTGACGAAAGGTGTTCAGATTGCCAGGGCGAACCATAGGGTTCCATAACGAATCATACGTAGTATGATTTTTTTTGTATTTTATTACAATTTTTTGCCAATATTATAATATGGGTCATTGTCATTGACAATATTATAAAATACTATATAATGAGAATGATAATCAATTAGATGAGGTGAAGAAATGAAATATAATAAATACATTGTGCTATCATTAATATTGACCACCCTAT includes these proteins:
- a CDS encoding ABC transporter permease, which encodes MNILESIKMAILSVRSNKLRTILTMLGIIIGISSVITLVALGKGSQESMNKEFKNIGVNRATIYINEDEYVSEEINMDHNDLDAIKRIYGNEIEAVSFEQTLSGTMNLGRKTYNMNLSGVSSDYNKIDNFKITKGRFLIEGDVLAGRYSTVIESKLAKKFFPSMNPLGKRLTFDVDGQTLSYVIVGVYEKPKSRMMMGGGKETFNLYAPYTNVEQITGETTYNSLEVNVKSGENVKETMNSIVKLLEKRHDVVGKNKYVFYSAESEMKMVNKITGTMTTFISAIAAISLLVGGIGIMNIMLVSVTERTREIGIRKAIGANKQVILVQFLVEAIIVSGMGGLIGITLGSGLAYAVGSFIKITPKVGLNTICIAFAFSASIGIFFGLYPANKAANLNPIDALRYE
- a CDS encoding HlyD family secretion protein, with protein sequence MNKKIAVPIISILVIIMFITLGFKVFGAKDNVKEEIKTLTVENMNLESNIYTNGTVVTDEATKINYDGTGVVEKIFVKKGDEIKAGQVLAKLKSDQLENNIKLKNIQIEIEKSKLNQMVKEGDKSLVIALDNAKLQLEETKRNYDSNKILYEAGAVNKTELEKLKTAFHQAKNNFEEAEFKLKNSNTPSSIYVQRKTIESAILELNQLKEDLEKTTIKSSIDGTVTELKIKSGMAFKREDYMFYVQNFKKNEIVANISEADINKVKIGQRVKIKGNSIKGKTLFGKVSKIAPGTKNVEGKKQAYVEIRITLDEYVPDLRTGFSVNLVLNTAKKENAKVVKFEAISSDLEGNKFVNILKDDGSTKKVPVQIGIEGDVYVEIISDEIKVGDNLLMNEDYGNVEDAEEGMTLF
- a CDS encoding response regulator transcription factor; its protein translation is MHKEKILVVDDEIEIGEIIKDFLEMEGYEVILAFDGEEALEAFNIHNPKLVLLDIMLPKIDGMEVCRTIRSTSTVPILMLSAKSEDVDKILGLGFGADDYITKPFSSGVLIARVKSHLRRYTKFSTPNLNTNNTYEFDNIRISFTSHSVLIDDENIPFPAKEFQLLKYLILNENRVLTKEQIFSHIWGYNDYGDINTVNVHIRKVRQKIEKDPANPKYIKTIWRVGYKFSRE
- a CDS encoding cold-shock protein, with amino-acid sequence MMNGTVKWFNSEKGFGFITGEDGKDVFVHFSQIQKDGFKSLEEGEEVTFKVVEGQKGPQAEEVTPVR
- a CDS encoding ABC transporter ATP-binding protein, with the translated sequence MIKITGLRKTYKTGSIEFEALRGIDLHIKKGEFVAIIGPSGSGKSTLMNILGCLDGASSGEYLLNNNDVSMMNDKELAKIRNREIGFIFQSFNLLPRLSSLQNVELPLIYLGVPLKERTQRAEKSLSSVGLLDKKKNKPSELSGGQRQRIAIARALATNPSVVLADEPTGNLDSKTTDEIMGILKELNEGGNTIVMVTHEPEIAAQAKRVITVKDGLIVRDIYNN
- a CDS encoding LysM peptidoglycan-binding domain-containing protein → MFIGHKLEGTEDGYNIILQLDPNKSLVEFAKEFEHGDNEKDESLYDRIHKYVKKNFSNLKVANVKLVVGSLLLVSIPFANVSAFANSPVLEQSISKEQIINVKLDNEIQHYSQNPFVINGTAYVPLGEITKSVGGTTWSNVESKTIGVNKGDVKLAFVMGSSTARLNGKSIPMPEHYSINDSTMVPVKFIGEILGLNVGWDGESKTVILTTGGHIATETYTVQSGDSLWKIANKFNTSIDMIRSTNNLTSDVLQVGQKLALPKKPDSNPERDDEGNTGNMKTYTVQAGDSLWKIANKFNTSIDMIKITNNLTSDFLQVGQKLSIPNPTITETNPTTDNVATYIVQPGDTVNSIAKKVGTSPENILKYNYMDSDELLSAGETISVSAYAPRNYTITPGQEAAPLRKGKIVDWFREGQYLIKRNDVFTITDVDTGLQFKVKMMGGYNHSDIEPLTAADTQVMKQLFGTWTWAPRSVVIFHDGINIAASLAGMPHAQDTVANNNVTGHFDLYLSNSLSHNTGMPSESHEKMVQKAAK
- a CDS encoding sensor histidine kinase, encoding MRKKILTAFSLSLIIPIIINISLFYLINNSTVINNYLISDVKLNEKTIKDIEDIEIFLDKFTLKLEDNYSNINDYDTFYKEVFKNNKKYIYNVQIIDSKNMVLFDALNKNHINNKLFTKEEITPFTEDDNYRTATYIYKDNEIVATALISLKFNLGSYFEKYAYITLSISIFSLLILVGLIIFFSFKISKSISEPIKSLHLSAEAISQGNFNVSVPYNEKNEIGKFCSVFDNMRIELKNSFEEKKKYEESRKELFACISHDLRTPITSIKSYVEGLEQGLATNKEKQDRYLSVIKNKTNQLDKMIDDLFCLSQLEIGKFPMDFQVEDSNEIFTDIFNTFEIEFKDKPINFKINNPIPSVKLKCDKRRISQVISNIVENGKKYVGHDGLIQVSTVLEDTSLIISIKDNGSGIEPDNLPYVFDHFFTGEKSRTKKHGGTGLGLAICKQIIKAHGGHIWIESTVHIGTTVYFKLPFIV